A region of the Alphaproteobacteria bacterium genome:
CAAATTTGTCGAACAACACCTTGTTGGTTACGGGGATCTGATGATCTTGTAAAAGCATGCCAGGAAAAATTAAATATTGGTCTTGGTGATGTAACTGAAGACAAAAAATTCTCAATGATTGAAGTCGAATGTTTAGGTGGGTGTTGTAACGCCCCTGTTGTTCAAATTAACGATGATTTTTATGAAGATTTAGATGCGGATAGTTTAAAAAATATTTTGGTATCTTTGGAAGAAAATAAACCAGCACCTAAAGGATCACAAAAAGGGCGTCGTGGCTCAGAACCTAAATGAGATTAATGGGTAAAATATGTTAAGCGAACAAAATAAAGTTTTTAAAAATCTTTACGGTCAAGAAGATTGGCATCTTCCTGGCGCTCAAAAACGAGGACACTGGGTTGATACCAAGAATTTTATTGAAAAAGGTTCAGAATTTATTATTGAAGAAATTAAAAAATCTGATTTACGTGGTCGGGGTGGGGCTGGCTTTTCCACAGGACTTAAATGGTCATTTATGCCTAAAGTACAAAATAATGCTGGAAAACCTTCATATCTGGTGGTTAATGCTGATGAATCCGAACCTGGTACGTGCAAAGATCGGGAAATTTTGCGTTATGATCCCCATATGTTATTGGAAGGATGTTTGCTTGCAAGCTGTGCGATGAATGTCCATACATGTTATATATATATAAGGGGTGAATTTTATCATGAAGCCCAGCATCTGCAAGAAGCTATTGATGAAGCTTATGCAGCTGGATGTCTTGGTCCTAATGCATGTGGATCAAATTATGCCTTGGATATTTATCTTCATCGCGGGGCAGGTGCTTATATATGTGGGGAAGAAACTGCTTTATTAGAAAGTTTGGAAGGTAAAAAAGGACAACCCAGATTAAAGCCACCATTTCCAGCAGCTGTTGGGCTATATGGATGTCCAACTACTATTAATAATGTTGAAACTATTGCTGTTGTCCCCACTATATTAAAACGGGGAGCAGCGTGGTGGAATGGTTTAGGTAAACCCAAAAATACAGGCACAAAAATTTTTTCCATTTCTGGCCACGTGAATAGCCCATGCAATGTTGAAGAAGAAATGGGTATTCCTTTGCGCGAATTAATTGAACGTTATGCTGGTGGTGTCAGGGGTGGATGGGATAATTTATTGGCTGTGATTCCTGGTGGATCATCTGTTCCACTTATCCCTAAAGAAATATGTGATACCATATTAATGGATTTTGATAGTTTACGTGCGGTGGGATCTGGTTTGGGTACAGCTGCTGTTATTGTTATGGATAAATCAACCGATATTGTTGAAGCCATTACAAGACTATCCCATTTTTATATGCATGAAAGTTGTGGCCAATGCACACCATGTCGTGAGGGTACAGGGTGGATGTGGCGTGTTATGAAAAGATTAAATAAAGGTATAGCTAAAATTGAAGAAATAGATTTGTTATATGATGTAACCAAACAAATAGAAGGCCATACCATTTGTGCCTTAGGTGATGCGGCAGCGTGGCCAATTCAAGGATTAATAAAACATTTTAGACCAGAATTAGAAAGACGTATTCGTGATAATAATAATATTTCTCCTATTGCAGCTTAAGGAAAGTTTAAGATTATGCCAAAATTAAATATTGATGGCATCGAGCTTGAAGTTCAAGCCAACACAACTGTTTTACAGGCGTGTGAAACTTTGGGTATTGAAATACCTAGATTTTGTTATCATGAACGTTTATCAATTGCCGGCAATTGCCGTATGTGTTTGGTTGAAATGGAAAAATCACCCAAACCAATTGCGTCATGTGCTATGCCTGTGGCTGATGGTATGGTTATTAAAACCCAATCTGATCTTGTTAAAAAAGCACGTAAAGGGGTGATGGAATTTCTTCTGATTAATCATCCTTTGGATTGTCCCATTTGTGATCAAGGTGGGGAATGTGATCTTCAAGATCAAGCCATGGCATATGGATTTGATCGCAGCCGATATCATGAAAATAAACGTGCTGTTC
Encoded here:
- the nuoE gene encoding NADH-quinone oxidoreductase subunit NuoE — protein: MQQENFVFDKDNLAKAQNIMKRYPPGRQASAVLPLLDLAQRQVGGWLPKNAINYVAHFLDMPEIRVYEVASFYTMFNLKPVGQHHIQICRTTPCWLRGSDDLVKACQEKLNIGLGDVTEDKKFSMIEVECLGGCCNAPVVQINDDFYEDLDADSLKNILVSLEENKPAPKGSQKGRRGSEPK
- the nuoF gene encoding NADH-quinone oxidoreductase subunit NuoF, giving the protein MLSEQNKVFKNLYGQEDWHLPGAQKRGHWVDTKNFIEKGSEFIIEEIKKSDLRGRGGAGFSTGLKWSFMPKVQNNAGKPSYLVVNADESEPGTCKDREILRYDPHMLLEGCLLASCAMNVHTCYIYIRGEFYHEAQHLQEAIDEAYAAGCLGPNACGSNYALDIYLHRGAGAYICGEETALLESLEGKKGQPRLKPPFPAAVGLYGCPTTINNVETIAVVPTILKRGAAWWNGLGKPKNTGTKIFSISGHVNSPCNVEEEMGIPLRELIERYAGGVRGGWDNLLAVIPGGSSVPLIPKEICDTILMDFDSLRAVGSGLGTAAVIVMDKSTDIVEAITRLSHFYMHESCGQCTPCREGTGWMWRVMKRLNKGIAKIEEIDLLYDVTKQIEGHTICALGDAAAWPIQGLIKHFRPELERRIRDNNNISPIAA